One window from the genome of Macaca fascicularis isolate 582-1 chromosome 7, T2T-MFA8v1.1 encodes:
- the BTBD6 gene encoding BTB/POZ domain-containing protein 6 codes for MLLPLACLHGRVAQCLTSLLLLAEPLPRPRRGARARGAASTGAEATPAAPPAKMAAELYAPASAAAADLANSNAGAAVGRKAGPRSPPSAPAPAPPPPAPAPPTLGNNHPESPGWRCCRPTLRERNALMFNNELMADVHFVVGPPGATRTVPAHKYVLAVGSSVFYAMFYGDLAEVKSEIHIPDVEPAAFLILLKYMYSDEIDLEADTVLATLYAAKKYIVPALAKACVNFLETSLEAKNACVLLSQSRLFEEPELTQRCWEVIDAQAEMALRSEGFCEIDRQTLEIIVTREALNTKEAVVFEAVLNWAEAECKRQGLPVTPRNKRHVLGRALYLVRIPTMTLEEFANGAAQSDILTLEETHSIFLWYTATNKPRLDFPLTKRKGLAPQRCHRFQSSAYRSNQWRYRGRCDSIQFAVDRRVFIAGLGLYGSSSGKAEYSVKIELKRLGVVLAQNLTKFMSDGSSNTFPVWFEHPVQVEQDTFYTASAVLDGSELSYFGQEGMTEVQCGKVAFQFQCSSDSTNGTGVQGGQIPELIFYA; via the exons ATGCTGCTGCCCCTGGCCTGCCTGCATGGCCGCGTTGCTCAGTGCCTGACCTCCCTGCTTTTGCTTGCAGAGCCGCTCCCAAGGCCCCGGCGCGGTGCGAGGGCGCGGGGCGCGGCGTCCACAGGCGCCGAGGCcacccccgccgccccgcccgcGAAGATGGCGGCGGAGCTCTACGCCCCCGCCAGCGCCGCGGCCGCGGACCTCGCCAACAGCAACGCCGGTGCCGCCGTGGGCAGGAAGGCCGGGCCGCGCAGCCCGCCCAGCGCCcccgcgcccgcgcccccgccgcccgcgcccgcgccccccaCACTCGGCAACAACCACCCGGAAAGCCCCGGCTGGCGGTGCTGCCGCCCCACGCTGCGCGAGAG GAACGCGCTCATGTTTAACAACGAGCTCATGGCCGACGTGCACTTCGTCGTGGGGCCCCCGGGGGCGACCAGGACGGTGCCCGCCCACAAG TACGTCCTGGCTGTCGGAAGCTCCGTCTTCTATGCCATGTTCTACGGGGACCTGGCGGAAGTCAAATCTGAAATTCACATTCCCGACGTGGAGCCCGCAGCCTTTCTGATCCTGTTAAA GTACATGTACAGTGATGAGATCGATCTGGAAGCTGACACGGTGCTGGCCACTCTCTACGCTGCTAAGAAGTACATCGTCCCAGCATTGGCAAAAGCTTGTGTCAACTTTCTGGAGACAAGTTTGGAAGCCAAGAACGCCTGTGTCTTGCTGTCCCAGAGCCGGCTGTTTGAGGAGCCTGAGCTGACGCAGCGCTGCTGGGAGGTCATCGATGCACAGGCCGAGATGGCCCTACGGTCCGAAGGCTTCTGTGAGATAGACCGGCAGACGCTGGAGATTATTGTCACTCGGGAGGCCCTCAACACCAAGGAGGCAGTGGTCTTCGAGGCCGTCCTGAACTGGGCCGAGGCAGAGTGCAAGAGGCAGGGGCTGCCAGTCACCCCACGAAACAAGAGGCATGTTTTGGGGCGAGCCCTCTATCTGGTTCGAATTCCAACCATGACCCTAGAGGAGTTTGCCAATGGCGCTGCCCAGTCAGACATCCTGACTCTGGAGGAGACCCACAGCATCTTCCTGTGGTACACGGCCACCAACAAGCCCCGCCTGGACTTCCCCCTGACCAAGAGGAAGGGCCTCGCCCCGCAGAGGTGCCACCGATTCCAGTCTTCTGCCTACCGCAGCAACCAGTGGCGGTACCGCGGGCGCTGTGACAGCATCCAGTTTGCAGTGGACAGAAGGGTATTTATTGCAGGGCTGGGCCTGTATGGGTCCAGCTCTGGGAAGGCTGAGTACAGCGTGAAGATTGAGCTCAAGCGGCTcggggtggttctggctcagaaCCTGACCAAGTTCATGTCAGACGGATCCAGTAACACCTTCCCGGTCTGGTTTGAACACCCGGTCCAGGTTGAACAAGACACCTTCTACACGGCCAGTGCCGTCCTGGATGGCAGCGAACTCAGCTACTTTGGGCAGGAGGGGATGACGGAAGTGCAGTGCGGAAAGGTGGCCTTCCAGTTCCAGTGCTCCTCGGATAGCACCAACGGGACTGGGGTccagggtgggcagatccctGAGCTCATCTTCTACGCCTGA